A stretch of the Gossypium arboreum isolate Shixiya-1 unplaced genomic scaffold, ASM2569848v2 Contig00246, whole genome shotgun sequence genome encodes the following:
- the LOC128288655 gene encoding disease resistance protein RGA2-like: MAETLLRYCEKDAINHLNTNSSKVRLLRQYSDNRHVFRRETISFVDSSDVIGRNEDKENIISMLMKPSEDRNAPVIPIVGLGGLGKTTLAQLSVNEEVKCDALTLEALQARLRSLFNDKKFLLVSDNVWNENQAKWVELRNLLRSIDGLSQRKTILTTRSLKVASIMSSICPYELKGLPLEDCLTLFIKWAFNDDERHYPNLIRIGEEIVKKCKGVSLVVRTLGSILFQKTNESDWIFIRESEMWRLEQDENDILSGLKLSYNHLPSHLQRCLAFLSLYKKDEIYLSDKIIHLWMANGLLEHPKQNQEWEDVRK, from the exons ATGGCGGAAACGCTTCTTCGATATTGCGAAAAG GACGCCATCAATCATCTCAATACCAACAGCTCAAAGGTGCGGCTTTTAAGACAGTATAGCGACAACCGACATGTTTTTCGCAGAGAGACTATCTCTTTTGTGGATTCTTCTGATGTTATTGGTAGAAATGAGGATAAAGAAAACATAATTAGTATGTTGATGAAACCAAGTGAGGATCGAAATGCCCCTGTCATTCCCATTGTTGGACTTGGGGGTTTAGGAAAAACCACGCTTGCGCAATTG TCTGTAAATGAAGAAGTAAAATGTGATGCTCTAACACTTgaagccttgcaagctcgtttgAGAAGCCTTTTTAATGATAAGAAGTTCTTGCTCGTCTCGGATAACGTGTGGAATGAAAATCAAGCAAAATGGGTTGAGTTAAGAAATTTGTTGAGATCAATAGATGGCTTGTCTCAAAGGAAAACTATCTTGACTACTCGGAGTTTGAAGGTTGCCTCAATAATGAGTTCGATTTGCCCTTATGAATTGAAAGGTCTCCCTCTTGAAGACTGTTTGACATTGTTTATAAAATGGGCTTTTAATGATGATGAGAGACATTATCCAAATCTCATTAGAATCGGGGAGGAGATTGTGAAAAAATGCAAAGGGGTTTCTTTGGTTGTAAGAACATTGGGAAGCATACTGTTTCAGAAAACTAATGAATCTGATTGGATCTTTATAAGAGAGAGTGAAATGTGGAGACTTGAGCAAGATGAAAACGATATTTTATCAGGGTTGAAGTTGAGTTACAATCATTTGCCATCTCATTTGCAACGATGTCTTGCTTTTTTGTCCTTGTACAAAAAGGATGAGATCTATTTGAGTGACAAAATCATCCATCTTTGGATGGCAAATGGACTCCTTGAGCATCCGAAGCAAAATCAAGAGTGGGAAGATGTTcgcaaataa